The region GAAGATCCTTTTCATATTGTTCATTCTTGGCTTTAATGAAATTAAATTGCGCCTTATCCCGGGCGTACTGTGCAGCCAAAATCTTAAGCCGCTGGTTCTCTTCGGCCATTTCGCGGAGATTGCCAATATCTTCGAAGAAGCCCGCTACGTATCCAGCGGGCTTGTAGAACAATTTCTGCACGAATCCGGTCGTATCTCTGAGGAAGTTCTCCGGCCAGGACAGGGTCTTCCTCTGCCCCAGGCTGAAGCCCATCAGAACGATAAACGTAACCAGCGTAATCAGCAATATAAACAGTCGTTTATTGTTAAACAGCTTGAACAATCTCGAGCACCCTCTAATAACCGTATTTCTCCAACCTCAGGGGTTGACGTTCACAGTCCGCATGTTCCTAGCGTTTGGAGCGGAGGCCCGAACTGCTGCGGCTCTTGAACAAGTGGATATTCTCCAGCGCCTTGCCTGTGCCGATCGCAACACAGTCCAGCGGATTCTCGGCCACAATCACCGGCATTCCGGTCTCGCGCGCCAGCAGCTTGTCCAGGTTGCGCAGAAGCGCACCGCCGCCCGTAAGCACAATGCCGCGGTCCATAATATCGGCAGCCAGCTCCGGCGGACATTTCTCCAGTGTAACCTTCACGGCTTCAACAATCGCATTCACAGTATCGGACAGAGCTTCGCAGATTTCATCGGAGGTAATGGTCAGCGTCTTCGGCAGACCGGTTACCAGATCGCGTCCTCGGATCTCCATCGTCTCAGCCTTCTCAAGCGGCAGGGCGGAGCCCACATCCATCTTGAGCTGCTCGGAAGTGCGTTCACCGATCATAAGGTTATACTGGCGCTTGATGTATTGGATGATAGACTCATCCGCATCATCCCCGGCCACACGTACAGAACGGCTGGTAACAATACCGCCGAGTGAGATTACCGCAACCTCGGTAGTCCCGCCGCCGATATCTACAACCATACTGCCGGTTGGTTCCCATACCGGAAGATCTGCACCGATGGCAGCAGCAAATGGCTCCTCGATAATGTAAGCTTCCCGTGCTCCGGCCTGCTTCGTAGCATCCTCAACTGCACGCTGTTCAACGGCTGTAATTCCGGAGGGTACACACACCATGACATTCGGATGGCGCTGGAACATCGAGCGCTGCTTCTGGGCCTGGCGGATGAAATATTTGATCATAGTTGCTGTAGTATCGAAATCAGCGATGACCCCGTCCTTCATTGGACGGATGGCACGGATGTTGCCCGGCGTGCGTCCGATCATTTTTTTGGCAGATTCCCCTACGGCTTCAATCGTCTTGCTATCTGTATTAATGGCTACCACGGACGGCTCTCTGACAACGATCCCCTTACCGCGCACGTAGACAAGCGTATTCGCTGTCCCCAAGTCAATTCCTAAGTCTTTCGTAAAACCACCTAACATCTTGTTTGCTCCTTTTCCATGTGAATCTAGACAATTGTATTACATGTAGCCTTTCTCTTTCAAACTTACGTAGCTGCTGTCTCCGATCACCAGATGATCCAGCACATCAATGCCGACAATTTCGCCTGCCTGCATAAGCCTTGCGGTCAGGGAGATGTCTTCAGGGCTCGGCGTAGGATCACCGCTCGGATGATTATGTGCGCATATAATTGCTGCGCTGCTGCATTTCATGGCTGCCCGGAACACCTCGCGGGGATGCACAATGGAGGCATTAAGGCTACCCATGGACAATGTTTCCTGCGCAATAACATGATTCTTCGTATTCAGGAACAGGCAGATAAAATGCTCCTTCTGCAAGTAACGCAGCTGTTCAGTCAAAATCTCCGCCGCATCCTGGGGACTGCGGATAATGACCGGTTCGGTAAGCCGGGAATTCGCCATGCGTCTTCCCAGCTCTATGCCTGCTTTGAGTTGCACGGCCTTGGCAGGGCCGATGCCGTTGATTGTTGTCAATTCTTCAATGCTCAGATCCGCCAGTCCGCGGAGACCGCCTGCATGGCTCAAGAGCCGCTGGGCGATAAGAAGGGCTGATTCACGGTGCGCACCTGTGCGCAGCAGAATAGCCAGAAGCTCCGCTTGACTTAATGATTCCGCCCCATAATGCATCATGCGCTCTCGTGGTCGTTCTTCATGGGGGAGGTCACGCAGCATAAATGTTTGCGACTCCATCCCTAACCTTCTTTCTTCGGCTACCCTTACCGGTTCAGCACTGAAATGCCAAACCCGGACAACATACCGCTCAGCAGTGACAGCGGCAGACCGACCACGTTAAAATAGCAGCCTTCAATTTCTTCCACCAGGGTGGCGCCCAGTCCTTGTATCGCGTAAGAGCCGGCTTTGTCGGCAGGCTCCCCGGTCGCTATGTAGGCGGAGATTTCCTCTTCGCTCATTGCTCTCATAGTTACAGAGGTTACCCTATGATCTACCAGGGTACGTCCCTCTGCGGAACCGATGCAGGCCACCCCGGTGTATACCTGATGCGTCCGGCCTTGCAGCATCTCCAGCATTCTGGAGCTGTCCTGCTCATCCGCCGGCTTGCCGAGCACCATTCCGTCAAGCACAACAATCGTGTCGCTGCCGATGATAACAGCATCACGGTCTCCGGCAACAGGAATCACAGCTTCTGCCTTACGCAGAGCCAGATTCCGTACAATAGCTTCAGGACTCCATTCGGGCGGTGTACTCTCATCAGCATCGCTGGACAGCACCTCGAAAGGCAGTCCAAGCGAGGCTAACAGCTCACGCCGCCGCGGTGAACCTGAGGCCAGAATAATATGCCGTGAATTGTCATGCTCCACTGTAATTACGTCCCTTCCTGTGCTGCCAGCTAAGGCTACAGCCTGCGGTACAGCCATACGGCTGTAATAATTCCGGCAAGACTGAGCAGGCACAGTTTCAAATGGATTGTGATGTCATAGGTTATGATGTCTAAATCGGCTTGCGGCGACCACTTGAGAACAGTCGAAGCTGTAAGAAAAGACAGAGCTTGTACAGGTTCCAGCAGCTTGGCAATCCAGGCTCCGGCCAGCCAGCCCAGAATAAGAAATAACAGCAGTGTTCCTACATTTTTCTTCTTCATTCAAGTCTTCCCTCGCCATTTTTTGACACCCTATTTATTATACGGTGAAACGGAGTGCAATACAAACTCAAAATCCATCCAGGGAATGTTTACCACGATAGAAGCCTGCGGATCTTATCACACCGCATGAGTACCTCTGGAAATACAGCAATCCCCCGCCGGGCACATGCCTGGTACGGGGGATCATTTATTTAGCCTATAGTCAGCGGTTCGTTACGCCTCTGCTCTCAGCTCATGGCGGACAACAGGCTTTTCTGGCCGGTCAGGAAGCTCATCATGGCTTCCTGCACCTCCCAGAGCAGCCCCTCCGCCTTATTCTTATTGTATTCGTTCAGGGCGGCTATCCCCTGGCTCATGGATTTCTCCAGCCCGTCAGCGATTCTCTGCCCTTCCGGTGTGAGGCCCGGCTCCAGTGCCTTGACTGCCTGGGTCCACTGCATATGGAGATCGCTTACCGCTGCGCCAGCGTCCCCGCTGCTCCCCCCGCCAAGCAGGGAAGCAGACAAGCTGCTCAGCTCGCTTAACAGCTGGCTGCTGAGCGTGAAGTAGCTGTCCACCTCAGCTGCCGTTCCGGTGTAGCGGACCTGGTTCACAGCTGGCAGAGCCACTTCTCTCACGTACAGCTCGATGCCTTGCCCCTTGAGCCCATTGCTAAGCAGCTTGGCCTGCTCACGGTCAGGAGACATTCCGGCGTACACACGGTTGCCGTCTGCCGGATCAAGACCGGCGGCAAGGCCGGCGGTCAAGAGCTCCTGCCGGGCTTGTTCCGCTCCTGCCGCTGTACTGAAGACGCCATATTGCAGCAGATAATAGCTCTGTGGCGCAACCTCAACCGGAATCTGCGCGCTCACCGCTTCTCCCGTCTGCTCAGCAGGCACACCCGTTATGTCTGCTGAGTTACTGCTGGTTGTCGCCTTCTGCCCCTGGGTGATTCCCGCCTTAACCTCCGCATTGCCGGGAGCTTTAGCAGTCTCCCCCGCCCCTCCTGTGATGAACGACAAGGCTGCATATCCGAGCAGAATCCCCGTTCCCAGCGCTCCAGTTATGGACAATGCGAACTTCCACCAGTACGAGGGACGGCGGGTATGATAAGAGCCGCCGTAGCTATCCCGGTGAGCGCCGGATTGCTCATAACTGTCTGTAGCGGATTCACAGTTATCTTCATACAGCGGGTAGTAGTCATCTGCTGAATGCAGACCTTCTTCATCCGCCCCTCCATAGGAGGAATCCTCCTCCGAGTCTTCACTCTGTTCCCATAGATTCCTTGCAGAAGCAGGACGGACAACAGAATACAGCCCCAAATCATAGTTATCCTCAGGAGCTTTCGGTTTCCGGCGGCTGGCGCCCGGAGGCTTCATGTAAGCTGTCTCTAATGGCCGGGGCAACTCCACCTTCTCCAGATCCACAATATATTCATCGGCCTTGGAATAGGAGGATGTCTTAATCCCCCCGCGCTGCACCTTGTCAGTATCCTTGTCCTCCAGAACCACACCGGTTTCGTTCGCCGCCCGGAGCTCTGCCGTCTCTGTCCGCTGCCTGCCCTGGTCACCGTCGAAGCGGAATGTCATTCTTCCGTTATTCAATACCCTCACCTCGCGATCTTCAGTTCTATACTGAAAGATATGAAAGATGCGAGAGAGATATGCTATTTTAATATATTTACACCAGACTAAGCAGCTTCGCCTTAACTCCCTCTGCGGCATAATGCCTGCTGAGCGTCCTGTAGGCCTGATCCGCAATAATAGAACCAAGCTCCGGCATCGTCAGCAGCCTGATCAGATGATCGGCAGTGCCCGCCGTTGTTCCTGCCAGCAGAATATTCCGCCCCGGCTCACACATCAGCTCCTCCGAGCCCTTCAGGCTGCTGACCACCGGCGTGCGGAGGGCCCAGGCCTCCAGAATGCTGCTCTGACTGCCGCAGTCCTCACAGCATGAAGCAACCACAGCTCTGGCCTTGCGGATATAATCGGCTGTCTGCATAGCTTCTCTGATGAGTACAACAGAAGAGTCCTTCTGGGCGGCAGCTGCGACCTCTGCATGCACCTCACTGCTGATAATGCAGCAGCGGATATCCGGCACTGCCGCCCGAATCAGCGGATATACCTTCTTGAAGAACAGCAGCGCTGCATTCTTGCCGTCAGTGGAATACATGTTCCAGTGCAGAACGATGGAGTTATCCTTGGCAGTTTCTCCGGGAGCCGCATAGGGTAGGGCAGTCAGATCAATGTACGGCGGAACTACATGCACCTTGCCTGCGTCGGCAAAGGATAACGCCTTAAAGGACAGGGCCTCTTCTTCTGAAGCGGCCAGCAGGAGGCTGGCCTTGTTCATTAAGCGGCGCTCTTCCCGGCGGATCAGCGCATCGTTCAGCTTGCGGTAGCCTGTGCCGATTCCCCGCTTGCCGGCCGCCCGGCTCTGCACCCGTATGCCACCTGCACGCCGGGCGTCGGTGACGATAACAGCTCCGGGAAGCAGTGAGGCAACCAGGTCCAGTACGTTACCGAGCATGGCATACGAGACAAACACATGACTGTAGGCGTTCTGGCTGCACATCTCGCTAATTACCGCCCGCAGCGACTTGTCATTGCCGAGCATCGAGGCATCCGTGCGTAGCCTGTTCAGCGGAAACAGCAGGCTTCTGCGGGTGGACGCAGGCCGCTTCACCTGATGAACGGTCAGGGCAGGACTGCGTAGAATCTGCGTCTCGCGGCGGTGGTGGCAATACTCCAACAGATCAATATCAAACCGCTCCAGCAGCATATCAAGGAAATTCTCTGTTCTGATGTCTCCCTCCCGGTCTTCCGGCATGTGACTCCGGGCAGAAAGGAACAACATTCTCTCTCTCATGGCTATAGCTCCTTGGTTCTATGTAAATGTGAATGAATGTGTACGAAACAAAAAAGGCCGGATGACATCCAGCCCAGAAATGTGAAACTATCGATGTAGATCTATAGTAACGCAGTCCTCCTGAGAAGGTTGTCGATTTATGGGGAAAAATAATTATTTTACATTCCATATCCCTTCAGACCAGACGAAGCAGCTTATCCTTGACACTTTCCGCCTCATAATTTGCCAGCAGAACCTCGTATGCACGGTCCGCAAGCACTACTCCTCTTTCATGATCCTGAAGCAGAAGTGTCACACTATCGGCAAAGGAAACCGGGTCATCGGCAATCATAATATTCTGCGAATGCTCATAGAACAGCCCTTCTGCCCCTTTGGAACTGGATACGACAGGGGTTCTCAGCGCCCAGGCCTCCAGAATTTTCAGCCTTGTTCCGCTGCCTTCCAGGAGCGGAGCTATGACCACCTGCGCCTTGCGTATATAATCCGCCACACTGTCCACATACCCGGTAATGACGATAGAGGAATCCTTCAAGGCGAGCGCCGCTACCTCCGGATGCACGTCCCGTCCGACAATATACCACTGGATATCCGGTACGCTCGCCTTAACCAGAGGATATACCTCACGGTAGAAGTAGAGGGCTGCGTTAATGTTAGGGAAGTAGTTCATATTACCCGGAAGAATAATCCACTTCTCCTTGGGCAACTGCGTCTTGGTCCGGTAATCCTCCATGCGTATGAAATTGGGAATGACATGGACCTTCTGTGACTGGCTGGGGGCCAGTGCCTTGAAGGCCAGAGCATCCTCTTCCGAAGTGGTCAGCAGCAGATTCGTCTTGTCCATCAGCTTCAGCTCATCCTGGCGCGTCCATACAGCATTAAGGGAATAATAGACCTTGGCGATCCCCTTTTTCCCGCCTGCCAGCTGTGCAGACAATCCGCTCTCGAAATTATGCGCATCGGTAATAATCACAGTACCAGGCAGGCAGCGCTGTACAATGTCGATGCAGCAGCCCAGCAGACTATGCGAAATAAATACATGACCGTAGGAATTCCGGCTGCAGAGCTCTATAATCTTCGCCCTCATGTCCACATCAACATGGCTCATATAAGAACAATTCCGCCAGGTATACAGGGAACGGAGCAGCGCTCTGCGGTAGCTGACTGTACGCTCTACTTCATGCACCGTAAGTGACGGAAGTCCCTCCGGCGTCCCTGTCTTCCGGGGATTGGCATAGGTGATGAGCTCTACCTCATATTTGCCCTGCAGAAGCTTCAGAATATTGCCCGTTCTCAGCTTGCCCCCGCTATCCTGCGGATATGGATTCTCTGCGGAAATGAATAGCAACGGTTCCTTCATGGCCTCTTCTCCTACTCTCCATTGATCAATTGGCCCTGGACTGCCCGGGGCATCTAGGATCTATTACCCAAGTTAAGGTGGTACAGTCATACAAAAAAGCGGCTCCCCGATAATATGGAGAATCGCTGTCATGCGGCATACTATTGATAATCGGCCCTGTCTACTTCGCAAAAGAACCAGCTTCCGGCACCTTGCCCTTGTAGCTGTCACTCCTGACCACGCAGTTCCTTCCCCGCTGCTTCGCCTTATATAGAGCGTTGTCGCTCAGTTTGTACAAGGTGCCGAGCGGCACGCGTTCACCGGAGAGAATCGTAATCAGACCGATGCTGACCGTATAGGACAGCGGCATGCCTTCGACCGTCGCACCAAGCACAGAGCAGCGCAGCCGTTCCGCTATTCTCTCACCGTCTTCCTCATCCGACCGGTGCAGCAGCACCGCGAATTCCTCGCCCCCGAATCTTCCGAAGAGATCCCCGCTGCCGAGCTGACGCTCAATTCTGCGGGCGAAATCCTGCAGCACCCGGTCTCCCGTATCATGGCCATAGGTGTCATTAACCTGCTTGAAGTGGTCCACATCCAGCAGCATGAATGAGAAGGGCACCATCTCCTTGGCGGCAGCAGCAATCAGAGGCTGGGCACGCAGCACGAACGCCCTGCGGTTCAAGACGCCTGTCAGTTCATCATAAGTTGCCACACGCTCCAGCTCCGCATAGGACTGTTCCCGGGAGAGCAGCATGAAGCCCGCAGTTCCGAGGAACATCAGCAGATAGATTCCGGCGTAAAAAAAGCTCTGCAGCCACGCCGCTGCAATCGAGCCTCCCGGCGGAAGATAGAACAGGCCGCTGGCCTTACTGAGCAGAGAGAGGATCGCCACACCGTACAGCATACCCGTAATTTCCTGCAGCGGGGTCTTTCTGACCTTCCAGGATAACAGATAAGCCGGATAGAGCAGCAGAATCGCACCCGTAAGTGCAGATGCTGCGATCAGCCGGGGAACATCCGGATGCAGCAGGTAGGGCAGAAGCAGACCTAACGCAGATATCGCAGCCAGCGTGTAATACCGCTGCTTCATTCGCTGAGAATCGGCTTCCAGCTTCTTCAGCAGGGCCAGAATCTCCGCAGTTCCTGCAGCCACGCTCAAGAGAATAATACTTGGAAGCACGAATGGACAATCATGAACTCCCTCTAATAACAACAGCTGCAGAATAGCGAGCTGCAGAATTTTGGCTGTCAGGAACAATGGGGTTGTCTTTTCTTTCGGATAACTGGGCCGGTATGCCAGAATAAGCAGAACCGTAAATAGATTGCCGAAAAAAAGACAAGCCAGCAAAGTCTTCAAATCCAAGCCGGCTGTCATCATGTCCACCCCTTTGTTTAACGATATGTCTATGTATGCTATGTATTTGAGAGTCCGTTTACCCGGACCTGACCACACGGTCCCGGCCTTCCTGCTTCGCCTGATAAAGCGCCAGATCACATAGCTTGTAGAGTGCGTTCAAGCTGGTCTGCTGATCAGGCAGCACAGAGACTATACCAATACTGACCGTATACCCGCAGGGCAGGCTGTGCACAGAAGATTCTTTGAGCGTCTCCCGCAGCGCTTCTGCCTGATGGCTGCTGCTCAGCGCATCCTGCCCGTACAGCAGAATGGCGAATTCCTCACCGCCTACCCGTCCGAGCAAGTCACCGCCCGCAAGCGTACTCTCGGCAGTAAGGGCGAAATCCTGCAGCACACTGTCGCCGGTGTCATGACCGTAGGTATCATTCACTCTTTTGAAATGATCCAGATCCAGCAGCAGCAGGGAACAATATTCCCTCTTCTTGGCGGCAAGCGCCAGCTTCAGTTCGGCTTCCAGCAGGAAGGCCCGGCGGCCCAGAATCCCGGTCAGGCTGTCATAGGTGGCGATGCGCTTCAGCTTCTGGTAGGAATGCTCATTGGAGAGCAGGATGAAGGCGGCAATGCCTCCAATCAGCATCAGGAACATCCCGAGATAATACAAATACTGCGCCGGATTAGCCGTCAGCGGGCCCATATCCGGTTCCACCGCCAGAGCAACGAACGACCTGAGTAACATCACCGCTGCGATCGCATAAAATACGGCGGCGAGTATCTTCTGGAGCGGAGAGCGCTCCGGGCTCGCTGTCAAGCGGCAGCCAGGGTAGAGCACAAACAGCATGACCCATAACGAGGTCGTTGCGACCCGTATATTCGGATGGTTGAAGAACAGGGTAACGATAACAAAGCTGAGTATGCTCCCTGCCGTGATTGTCAGATAATAGAGCTTCGAACGGCGGTCCAGCATGCCCATCATCATCAGCAACGCAGCGATCTCCAGCCCTCCGCCGGCCAGAATGAGCGCATTGCTCAGAGGTACAGCGATTCTATGGGGAATATAGTCCCACAGCAGAATGGAGCTCCAGAAGATCACCTGAATCCACTTGGAGGCAATGAATAGACTGGAGGCAATGTCTTTGGGAAAGTGGTAGCGGTAAAACGTAATCATCAGCCCGGAAAATAAATTTCCCAGAATGAACAAGTATAACAGCGACTTAATATCAAGCTGAAAGCCCATCAACACACCACCGAACTATGCGGATATACCTGCTCTATCCGAACGATAACATTCACAGCTCATATCGGCAATATCATTATTATCTATCACCTCTAACTTCTTGTTCGCCGGATGCAAAAAAGGGGCGGTCCCATAAGCCATAAATGGCTAATTGGGACCGCCCCTTTTTTAAAAAGTTTAACGGTTCCTGAAATCTTAGCGGTTCTTCAGGCTGTCTGCCAGCGCATAACCGACCTTCCAGATATCGCCCGCACCCATGGTGATGACCAGGTCACCGGGAGCAATGCGGTTCTGCAGATCGGCCAGCACAGCTTCCTTCGTCGGCAGATGCCGCGCACCGGCGTTGCTGTTCTGCACAATCAGCTCTACCAGCTTGGCGGAGGTGACACCCTCTATCTGCTTCTCACCCGCAGGGGAATAGATATCGGTAATAATCACTTCGTCTGCTTCGCTGAACGCGCGGCTGAACGCATCCAGCAGGAAGAAGGTACGCGTGTAGCGCTGCGGCTGGAACACGGCGATAATGCGTTTGCCGGTTGCCTTGGCGGCGCTGATCGTAGCCTGAATCTCTGTTGGATGATGCGCGTAATCATCAATGACGAGAATCTCGTCAACCTCGCCCAGCACCTGGAAGCGCCGTTTGGCGCCGTGGAACTTCACAATCGCAGCCGCAATGGCCTCAAAGGCAATGCCCGATTTCAGACAGGAAATCACTGCAGCCATGGAGTTATACAGATTGTATTTTCCCGGAATAGAGAGCTCAATACGGCCTAGCACCTCGGTTCCATGGTTCATGGTATAAGATACCTGGCGGTCGCCGAGGACAATATCTGTTGCAATATAATCGGCCGTCTCTGATTCAATCCCGTAGCTGATTACTTTACCTTTTACCTTAGGCAGCAGGGATTTCAGGTTCTCATCATCTGCACATACGATAGCTGTTCCATCCTCGCGAAGCTGATTCATGAACTGAACATAAGCATCCTTCAGCTTACCGAAGTCGCCGCCGTAGTTCTCCAGATGGTCCGCTTCAATGTTCGTAACGATTCCCAGCCAAGGATGGTATTGCAGGAACGAGCCGTCGCTCTCATCGGCCTCTGCCACGACGAATTCCCCTTGTCCCGCTTTGGCATTCGTGCCGACATTCATAATCTCCCCGCCGATAATGTAGGTAGGGTCCACGCCGCAGTCTTCCATAACCAGAGCAATCATGGATGAGGTGGTAGTCTTACCGTGCGCTCCGGCCACCGCTACGCCCTTGCGTTCATTCAGCAGCCGGGCCAGCATCTGCGAGCGGTGAAGAACCGGAATCTTCAGGCGCTCTGCCTCCACCCATTCCACATTATCCGCGGCAAGCGCCGTGGAATAGACGACCAGATCCGCACCTTTCACCTGCTCCGCCGTATGCCCGATGAAGACCTTGGCACCTTTGGCTATCAATTTCTCCGTTAACTCCTGGGCAGCTACGTCAGAGCCTGTAACTGTATATCCCATCTCCAGCATCACCCGGGCAATCGCGCTCATACCATAGCCGCCGATCCCTATAAAATGCACACGTTCAGTAGTATCCAACAGTTCGTCACCAGCCTTTTTCAGAATCGGGTTGCCGTAAAAGCGTACTGCGCACATCAGAAATCAAATACAGCGTTCCGGACACAACTGCGAGGTCATCGTCCGCTGTGATCGTCTGCAGCTTCTGCAGCGCTTGGCCCCAATTACGTTCTACTATGATTTCCAAGTTTTCCTTGGCATATTTACTCCGCAGACTTTCTGCGATCGCCTGCAGATCTTCCGCGTCCATTTTCTTACGGAAATCCGGTTCGGTCAGGATGAGCGTATCCACTATAGGCAGTATATGCTTGAGATACGACTCGTGATGCTTATTTGCCAGCATCCCCATCAGCAAATTTAATTTACCGTAAGGCTGGAACTGCGGAAGGCTCTTCGCAAGGCTCTCAGCCCCTTCCGGGTTATGCGCGCCGTCCAGAATAATTCTGGGCGCAGTGCTCACTTCCTCCAGTCTTCCGGCCCAGAATGTGCCGCGAAAGCCCTCCAGCACATCCTCGTCCTCCAGCATGAAGGCCATATACTGCCGCAGCACCTCAAGCGCCATCATTGCTCCGGCTGCATTCTGCAGCTGGTGTTCGCCTTTCATGGCAATATCCAGCTCAAGCCCGCGGAACGGCCCGTTGAAGGTGAAGTGCTGGTAGCCGTCTCTCTGCTCTACCTTACTATAGCTGAAATCTTCTCCGGCTAAATAGAGTGTCGAACG is a window of Paenibacillus sp. FSL H3-0469 DNA encoding:
- a CDS encoding rod shape-determining protein, whose protein sequence is MLGGFTKDLGIDLGTANTLVYVRGKGIVVREPSVVAINTDSKTIEAVGESAKKMIGRTPGNIRAIRPMKDGVIADFDTTATMIKYFIRQAQKQRSMFQRHPNVMVCVPSGITAVEQRAVEDATKQAGAREAYIIEEPFAAAIGADLPVWEPTGSMVVDIGGGTTEVAVISLGGIVTSRSVRVAGDDADESIIQYIKRQYNLMIGERTSEQLKMDVGSALPLEKAETMEIRGRDLVTGLPKTLTITSDEICEALSDTVNAIVEAVKVTLEKCPPELAADIMDRGIVLTGGGALLRNLDKLLARETGMPVIVAENPLDCVAIGTGKALENIHLFKSRSSSGLRSKR
- the radC gene encoding DNA repair protein RadC, producing MESQTFMLRDLPHEERPRERMMHYGAESLSQAELLAILLRTGAHRESALLIAQRLLSHAGGLRGLADLSIEELTTINGIGPAKAVQLKAGIELGRRMANSRLTEPVIIRSPQDAAEILTEQLRYLQKEHFICLFLNTKNHVIAQETLSMGSLNASIVHPREVFRAAMKCSSAAIICAHNHPSGDPTPSPEDISLTARLMQAGEIVGIDVLDHLVIGDSSYVSLKEKGYM
- a CDS encoding Maf family protein — translated: MEHDNSRHIILASGSPRRRELLASLGLPFEVLSSDADESTPPEWSPEAIVRNLALRKAEAVIPVAGDRDAVIIGSDTIVVLDGMVLGKPADEQDSSRMLEMLQGRTHQVYTGVACIGSAEGRTLVDHRVTSVTMRAMSEEEISAYIATGEPADKAGSYAIQGLGATLVEEIEGCYFNVVGLPLSLLSGMLSGFGISVLNR
- a CDS encoding DUF4321 domain-containing protein, with the translated sequence MKKKNVGTLLLFLILGWLAGAWIAKLLEPVQALSFLTASTVLKWSPQADLDIITYDITIHLKLCLLSLAGIITAVWLYRRL
- a CDS encoding SPOR domain-containing protein — translated: MNNGRMTFRFDGDQGRQRTETAELRAANETGVVLEDKDTDKVQRGGIKTSSYSKADEYIVDLEKVELPRPLETAYMKPPGASRRKPKAPEDNYDLGLYSVVRPASARNLWEQSEDSEEDSSYGGADEEGLHSADDYYPLYEDNCESATDSYEQSGAHRDSYGGSYHTRRPSYWWKFALSITGALGTGILLGYAALSFITGGAGETAKAPGNAEVKAGITQGQKATTSSNSADITGVPAEQTGEAVSAQIPVEVAPQSYYLLQYGVFSTAAGAEQARQELLTAGLAAGLDPADGNRVYAGMSPDREQAKLLSNGLKGQGIELYVREVALPAVNQVRYTGTAAEVDSYFTLSSQLLSELSSLSASLLGGGSSGDAGAAVSDLHMQWTQAVKALEPGLTPEGQRIADGLEKSMSQGIAALNEYNKNKAEGLLWEVQEAMMSFLTGQKSLLSAMS
- a CDS encoding glycosyltransferase: MRERMLFLSARSHMPEDREGDIRTENFLDMLLERFDIDLLEYCHHRRETQILRSPALTVHQVKRPASTRRSLLFPLNRLRTDASMLGNDKSLRAVISEMCSQNAYSHVFVSYAMLGNVLDLVASLLPGAVIVTDARRAGGIRVQSRAAGKRGIGTGYRKLNDALIRREERRLMNKASLLLAASEEEALSFKALSFADAGKVHVVPPYIDLTALPYAAPGETAKDNSIVLHWNMYSTDGKNAALLFFKKVYPLIRAAVPDIRCCIISSEVHAEVAAAAQKDSSVVLIREAMQTADYIRKARAVVASCCEDCGSQSSILEAWALRTPVVSSLKGSEELMCEPGRNILLAGTTAGTADHLIRLLTMPELGSIIADQAYRTLSRHYAAEGVKAKLLSLV
- a CDS encoding glycosyltransferase family 4 protein, whose protein sequence is MKEPLLFISAENPYPQDSGGKLRTGNILKLLQGKYEVELITYANPRKTGTPEGLPSLTVHEVERTVSYRRALLRSLYTWRNCSYMSHVDVDMRAKIIELCSRNSYGHVFISHSLLGCCIDIVQRCLPGTVIITDAHNFESGLSAQLAGGKKGIAKVYYSLNAVWTRQDELKLMDKTNLLLTTSEEDALAFKALAPSQSQKVHVIPNFIRMEDYRTKTQLPKEKWIILPGNMNYFPNINAALYFYREVYPLVKASVPDIQWYIVGRDVHPEVAALALKDSSIVITGYVDSVADYIRKAQVVIAPLLEGSGTRLKILEAWALRTPVVSSSKGAEGLFYEHSQNIMIADDPVSFADSVTLLLQDHERGVVLADRAYEVLLANYEAESVKDKLLRLV
- a CDS encoding GGDEF domain-containing protein; this translates as MMTAGLDLKTLLACLFFGNLFTVLLILAYRPSYPKEKTTPLFLTAKILQLAILQLLLLEGVHDCPFVLPSIILLSVAAGTAEILALLKKLEADSQRMKQRYYTLAAISALGLLLPYLLHPDVPRLIAASALTGAILLLYPAYLLSWKVRKTPLQEITGMLYGVAILSLLSKASGLFYLPPGGSIAAAWLQSFFYAGIYLLMFLGTAGFMLLSREQSYAELERVATYDELTGVLNRRAFVLRAQPLIAAAAKEMVPFSFMLLDVDHFKQVNDTYGHDTGDRVLQDFARRIERQLGSGDLFGRFGGEEFAVLLHRSDEEDGERIAERLRCSVLGATVEGMPLSYTVSIGLITILSGERVPLGTLYKLSDNALYKAKQRGRNCVVRSDSYKGKVPEAGSFAK
- a CDS encoding GGDEF domain-containing protein — translated: MGFQLDIKSLLYLFILGNLFSGLMITFYRYHFPKDIASSLFIASKWIQVIFWSSILLWDYIPHRIAVPLSNALILAGGGLEIAALLMMMGMLDRRSKLYYLTITAGSILSFVIVTLFFNHPNIRVATTSLWVMLFVLYPGCRLTASPERSPLQKILAAVFYAIAAVMLLRSFVALAVEPDMGPLTANPAQYLYYLGMFLMLIGGIAAFILLSNEHSYQKLKRIATYDSLTGILGRRAFLLEAELKLALAAKKREYCSLLLLDLDHFKRVNDTYGHDTGDSVLQDFALTAESTLAGGDLLGRVGGEEFAILLYGQDALSSSHQAEALRETLKESSVHSLPCGYTVSIGIVSVLPDQQTSLNALYKLCDLALYQAKQEGRDRVVRSG
- the murC gene encoding UDP-N-acetylmuramate--L-alanine ligase, whose translation is MDTTERVHFIGIGGYGMSAIARVMLEMGYTVTGSDVAAQELTEKLIAKGAKVFIGHTAEQVKGADLVVYSTALAADNVEWVEAERLKIPVLHRSQMLARLLNERKGVAVAGAHGKTTTSSMIALVMEDCGVDPTYIIGGEIMNVGTNAKAGQGEFVVAEADESDGSFLQYHPWLGIVTNIEADHLENYGGDFGKLKDAYVQFMNQLREDGTAIVCADDENLKSLLPKVKGKVISYGIESETADYIATDIVLGDRQVSYTMNHGTEVLGRIELSIPGKYNLYNSMAAVISCLKSGIAFEAIAAAIVKFHGAKRRFQVLGEVDEILVIDDYAHHPTEIQATISAAKATGKRIIAVFQPQRYTRTFFLLDAFSRAFSEADEVIITDIYSPAGEKQIEGVTSAKLVELIVQNSNAGARHLPTKEAVLADLQNRIAPGDLVITMGAGDIWKVGYALADSLKNR